One Lysinibacillus fusiformis genomic window carries:
- a CDS encoding alpha/beta hydrolase has product MQHVFHKGTDDTKPTLLLLHGTGGDEHSLIGLAKEIDETANILSVRGNVLENGMPRFFRRLAEGVFDIEDLIFRTQELHDFLTGAAEQYGFDRKRIVAIGYSNGANIAASLLFHYEDALAGAILHHPMVPRRNIELPVLPSTPVLIAAGTNDPMCTAQESQDLDALLSAAGADVMTKWFNYGHQLTMPEVEAAREWYKINYTEA; this is encoded by the coding sequence ATGCAGCACGTTTTTCATAAAGGAACCGATGACACAAAACCAACCCTATTACTTTTACATGGTACAGGTGGTGACGAGCATAGCTTAATCGGCCTTGCAAAGGAAATTGATGAGACAGCGAATATATTAAGTGTTCGTGGGAATGTTTTGGAAAACGGCATGCCGCGCTTTTTCCGCCGTCTTGCAGAAGGCGTCTTCGATATAGAGGATTTAATCTTCCGTACACAAGAGTTACATGATTTTTTGACTGGGGCTGCAGAGCAATACGGCTTTGATCGTAAACGTATTGTAGCTATTGGTTATTCAAATGGTGCGAATATTGCAGCGAGCTTGCTATTCCATTATGAGGATGCATTAGCAGGTGCGATCTTACATCATCCTATGGTACCTAGACGAAATATCGAATTGCCAGTATTACCTTCGACTCCAGTGTTAATTGCTGCTGGTACGAATGATCCTATGTGTACAGCTCAAGAATCACAAGACTTGGATGCGCTTTTGTCTGCTGCCGGAGCCGACGTAATGACCAAGTGGTTTAATTACGGCCATCAACTAACAATGCCTGAGGTAGAGGCTGCAAGAGAATGGTATAAAATTAATTATACTGAAGCCTAG